The Humulus lupulus chromosome 3, drHumLupu1.1, whole genome shotgun sequence genome window below encodes:
- the LOC133822368 gene encoding uncharacterized protein LOC133822368 isoform X3 → MMFLGYSISLTYRNHVNIIMRVSSADSQDYDSSVLLNSHFDSPLGSPGAGDCGSCVASMLELARLITDSGWVPPRPIIFLFNGAEELFMLGTHGFMRTHKWRETIGAFINVEASGTGGPDLVCQSGPGSWASQVYAESAIYPMAHSAAQDVFPVIPGDTDYRIFSQDYGNIPGLDIIFLLGGYFYHTSYDTVDRLVPGSIQARGENLFSITKAFANSSKLHNAHEREFHEVKSDKSERAVFFDYLSWFMIYYPARVAMILHNIPIAIFFFMPLLLHLRSPGLHSWFATLSDFMKGMLLHASGFILAIIFPIIFSILRLLLTSQAMNWFAHPYLAFMMFIPCALFGHLIPIAVLGRSALLQDVASQRRSKEALSVEARFWGAFGFYATLTTAYLVAGLSGGFSTFVLSGSMLLAWILVCLVVKSSDHKSLRSTMIYVIPQIPFLAYSVYFGGFLIQFLVEKMGMMGAVPPPYGYFIPDVVVAAIIGVVTSWCVGPLLPVCGHWLTRHSIMQFLLHLTVLALALSSQFFPYTTAAPKRVVFQHTFLTADSNRIVDSSYDFAVVDSNSLLFLFKYAPEVAKELQITPEFSFETAKFCHRESWLALFPVSFMFSRSLKFPSKSNEILEQYNRFPFLSSYESHTTLSDGTRRIHLELSMGSVEEVWVTVLNITGPLSSWSFADNVLPAPETVDGGPPSYICRISGASHENWTFWLEASSGDDLRVEVAVLDQYLVGPAKKLKGLFPDWVDVVAYSSFVSSYVF, encoded by the exons ATGATGTTCTTAGGCTATAGCATATCTCTGACTTACAGAAACCACGTAAATATCATTATGAG GGTATCATCTGCAGATTCACAAGACTATGATTCATCTGTACTGTTGAATAGTCATTTTGATAGTCCACTTGGTTCCCCGGGAGCGGGTGATTGTGGTTCATGTGTTG CATCAATGCTGGAATTGGCAAGACTTATTACAGACTCTGGTTGGGTACCTCCCCGgcctattatttttctttttaatggtGCTGAGGAACTTTTTATGTTG GGCACACATGGTTTTATGAGGACTCACAAGTGGCGTGAGACCATTGGAGCTTTTATAAATGTGGAAGCTTCTGGGACAGGCGGGCCAG ATTTAGTTTGTCAATCTGGACCTGGTTCATGGGCTTCGCAGGTCTATGCTGAATCAGCAATATACCCTATGGCACATAGTGCTGCCCAG GACGTTTTTCCTGTTATTCCTGGAGATACAGATTATCGAATATTTTCCCAAGACTATGGCAACATACCTGGTCTGGACATTATCTTTCTTCTTGGTGGTTACTTTTACCATACCTCCTATGATACAGTGGACAGACTAGT ACCAGGAAGTATTCAAGCACGCGGAGAAAATTTGTTTAGCATTACAAAGGCTTTTGCCAATTCTTCTAAGCTACATAATGCACACGAAAGAGAATTTCATGAAGTCAAATCAGACAAAAGTGAACGTGCTGTTTTCTTTGATTACTTATCATGGTTCATG ATATACTATCCAGCAAGAGTAGCTATGATACTTCACAACATTCCTATTGCCATCTTCTTCTTTATGCCACTCCTTTTACATTTAAGGTCGCCTGGGCTGCATTCTTGGTTTGCAACTTTATCTGATTTTATGAAAG GAATGCTACTGCATGCATCTGGGTTTATACTTGCAATCATTTTCCCAATAATTTTTTCCATTCTGAGATTGCTTCTTACTAGTCAGGCAATGAACTG GTTTGCTCATCCATATTTGGCTTTTATGATGTTCATCCCTTGTGCACTTTTTGGTCATTTGATTCCTATAGCTGTGTTGGGCCGCTCTGCCCTCTTGCAAGATGTTGCATCTCAACGCAGATCAAAGGAG GCACTATCCGTTGAAGCAAGATTTTGGGGAGCTTTTGGGTTTTATGCTACATTAACTACG GCTTATCTTGTAGCTGGGCTATCTGGAGGCTTCTCAACTTTTGTTTTGTCTGGTTCTATGCTTCTTGCTTGGATTTTAGTTTGCTTGGTAGTCAAAAGTTCTGATCATAAATCTCTCAG GTCAACAATGATTTATGTGATACCTCAAATTCCATTCCTTGCCTACTCTGTTTACTTTGGTGGGTTTCTTATCCAATTCTTGGTTGAGAAGATGGGCATGATGGGTGCTGTTCCACCCCCATATG GTTATTTCATTCCGGATGTTGTAGTTGCAGCAATTATTGGAGTTGTGACGAGTTGGTGTGTGGGCCCTCTACTACCTGTCTGTGGTCACTGGTTAACCAGACACTCTATTATGCAATTCTTGCTTCATCTTACTGTGCTAGCGTTAGCTCTGTCATCTCAATTCTTTCCATACACCACAGCTGCACCTAAAAGGGTTGTTTTTCAGCATACGTTTCTTACTGCAG ATTCAAATCGCATTGTGGACTCCAGTTATGATTTTGCTGTGGTGGATTCCAATTCTTTACTTTTTCTATTCAAATATGCACCTGAAGTTGCAAAGGAGTTGCAAATAACTCCAGAGTTCTCATTTGAAACTGCAAAGTTTTGTCACAGGGAGTCTTGGTTG GCACTTTTTCCTGTTTCTTTCATGTTCTCGAGAAGTTTGAAGTTTCCATCAAAGAGTAATGAAATTTTAGAGCAATACAATCGATTTCCTTTTCTGTCTAGTTATGAATCTCATACGACACTTAGCGATGGAACTCGGAGAATCCACTTAGAACTTTCCATGGG GTCCGTAGAGGAGGTTTGGGTGACAGTCCTCAACATCACTGGCCCATTATCAAGTTGGTCATTTGCTGACAATGTGCTTCCAG CTCCTGAAACAGTTGATGGAGGTCCACCATCATACATTTGTCGTATTAGCGGAGCCAGTCACGAAAATTGGACATTCTGGTTAGAG GCTAGCAGTGGTGATGATTTGAGGGTTGAAGTTGCAGTGTTGGACCAATACTTGGTTGGTCCTGCAAAGAAACTGAAAGGCCTTTTCCCTGATTGGGTTGATGTCGTTGCATACTCCAGCTTTGTATCCAGTTACGTGTTCTAG
- the LOC133822368 gene encoding uncharacterized protein LOC133822368 isoform X1 produces MAIGLSSADVSGFKLLLFLAVMYGLMSMLTYSIVHMKFIRPLDIDAPLDRFSEARAVEHVRVLSKEIDGRQEGRHGLKEAARYIKGQLETIKERAGLNMRVEIEETIVNGSFNMMFLGYSISLTYRNHVNIIMRVSSADSQDYDSSVLLNSHFDSPLGSPGAGDCGSCVASMLELARLITDSGWVPPRPIIFLFNGAEELFMLGTHGFMRTHKWRETIGAFINVEASGTGGPDLVCQSGPGSWASQVYAESAIYPMAHSAAQDVFPVIPGDTDYRIFSQDYGNIPGLDIIFLLGGYFYHTSYDTVDRLVPGSIQARGENLFSITKAFANSSKLHNAHEREFHEVKSDKSERAVFFDYLSWFMIYYPARVAMILHNIPIAIFFFMPLLLHLRSPGLHSWFATLSDFMKGMLLHASGFILAIIFPIIFSILRLLLTSQAMNWFAHPYLAFMMFIPCALFGHLIPIAVLGRSALLQDVASQRRSKEALSVEARFWGAFGFYATLTTAYLVAGLSGGFSTFVLSGSMLLAWILVCLVVKSSDHKSLRSTMIYVIPQIPFLAYSVYFGGFLIQFLVEKMGMMGAVPPPYGYFIPDVVVAAIIGVVTSWCVGPLLPVCGHWLTRHSIMQFLLHLTVLALALSSQFFPYTTAAPKRVVFQHTFLTADSNRIVDSSYDFAVVDSNSLLFLFKYAPEVAKELQITPEFSFETAKFCHRESWLALFPVSFMFSRSLKFPSKSNEILEQYNRFPFLSSYESHTTLSDGTRRIHLELSMGSVEEVWVTVLNITGPLSSWSFADNVLPAPETVDGGPPSYICRISGASHENWTFWLEASSGDDLRVEVAVLDQYLVGPAKKLKGLFPDWVDVVAYSSFVSSYVF; encoded by the exons ATGGCGATCGGATTGAGCTCGGCGGATGTCTCCGGCTTCAAACTCTTGTTGTTTCTGGCCGTTATGTACGGACTAATGTCGATGCTTACCTACTCCATTGTTCACATGAAATTCATTAGGCCGCTTGACATCGACGCGCCTCTGGATCGGTTCTCGGAAGCTAGAGCAGTCGAACATGTTCGAGTGTTGTCCAAAGAGATCGATGGTCGCCAA GAAGGGCGCCATGGTTTAAAAGAAGCTGCCCGTTATATCAAAGGGCAGTTGGAAACGATAAAGGAACGAGCTGGGTTGAATATGAG GGTTGAAATCGAGGAGACTATTGTTAATGGCTCCTTTAATATGATGTTCTTAGGCTATAGCATATCTCTGACTTACAGAAACCACGTAAATATCATTATGAG GGTATCATCTGCAGATTCACAAGACTATGATTCATCTGTACTGTTGAATAGTCATTTTGATAGTCCACTTGGTTCCCCGGGAGCGGGTGATTGTGGTTCATGTGTTG CATCAATGCTGGAATTGGCAAGACTTATTACAGACTCTGGTTGGGTACCTCCCCGgcctattatttttctttttaatggtGCTGAGGAACTTTTTATGTTG GGCACACATGGTTTTATGAGGACTCACAAGTGGCGTGAGACCATTGGAGCTTTTATAAATGTGGAAGCTTCTGGGACAGGCGGGCCAG ATTTAGTTTGTCAATCTGGACCTGGTTCATGGGCTTCGCAGGTCTATGCTGAATCAGCAATATACCCTATGGCACATAGTGCTGCCCAG GACGTTTTTCCTGTTATTCCTGGAGATACAGATTATCGAATATTTTCCCAAGACTATGGCAACATACCTGGTCTGGACATTATCTTTCTTCTTGGTGGTTACTTTTACCATACCTCCTATGATACAGTGGACAGACTAGT ACCAGGAAGTATTCAAGCACGCGGAGAAAATTTGTTTAGCATTACAAAGGCTTTTGCCAATTCTTCTAAGCTACATAATGCACACGAAAGAGAATTTCATGAAGTCAAATCAGACAAAAGTGAACGTGCTGTTTTCTTTGATTACTTATCATGGTTCATG ATATACTATCCAGCAAGAGTAGCTATGATACTTCACAACATTCCTATTGCCATCTTCTTCTTTATGCCACTCCTTTTACATTTAAGGTCGCCTGGGCTGCATTCTTGGTTTGCAACTTTATCTGATTTTATGAAAG GAATGCTACTGCATGCATCTGGGTTTATACTTGCAATCATTTTCCCAATAATTTTTTCCATTCTGAGATTGCTTCTTACTAGTCAGGCAATGAACTG GTTTGCTCATCCATATTTGGCTTTTATGATGTTCATCCCTTGTGCACTTTTTGGTCATTTGATTCCTATAGCTGTGTTGGGCCGCTCTGCCCTCTTGCAAGATGTTGCATCTCAACGCAGATCAAAGGAG GCACTATCCGTTGAAGCAAGATTTTGGGGAGCTTTTGGGTTTTATGCTACATTAACTACG GCTTATCTTGTAGCTGGGCTATCTGGAGGCTTCTCAACTTTTGTTTTGTCTGGTTCTATGCTTCTTGCTTGGATTTTAGTTTGCTTGGTAGTCAAAAGTTCTGATCATAAATCTCTCAG GTCAACAATGATTTATGTGATACCTCAAATTCCATTCCTTGCCTACTCTGTTTACTTTGGTGGGTTTCTTATCCAATTCTTGGTTGAGAAGATGGGCATGATGGGTGCTGTTCCACCCCCATATG GTTATTTCATTCCGGATGTTGTAGTTGCAGCAATTATTGGAGTTGTGACGAGTTGGTGTGTGGGCCCTCTACTACCTGTCTGTGGTCACTGGTTAACCAGACACTCTATTATGCAATTCTTGCTTCATCTTACTGTGCTAGCGTTAGCTCTGTCATCTCAATTCTTTCCATACACCACAGCTGCACCTAAAAGGGTTGTTTTTCAGCATACGTTTCTTACTGCAG ATTCAAATCGCATTGTGGACTCCAGTTATGATTTTGCTGTGGTGGATTCCAATTCTTTACTTTTTCTATTCAAATATGCACCTGAAGTTGCAAAGGAGTTGCAAATAACTCCAGAGTTCTCATTTGAAACTGCAAAGTTTTGTCACAGGGAGTCTTGGTTG GCACTTTTTCCTGTTTCTTTCATGTTCTCGAGAAGTTTGAAGTTTCCATCAAAGAGTAATGAAATTTTAGAGCAATACAATCGATTTCCTTTTCTGTCTAGTTATGAATCTCATACGACACTTAGCGATGGAACTCGGAGAATCCACTTAGAACTTTCCATGGG GTCCGTAGAGGAGGTTTGGGTGACAGTCCTCAACATCACTGGCCCATTATCAAGTTGGTCATTTGCTGACAATGTGCTTCCAG CTCCTGAAACAGTTGATGGAGGTCCACCATCATACATTTGTCGTATTAGCGGAGCCAGTCACGAAAATTGGACATTCTGGTTAGAG GCTAGCAGTGGTGATGATTTGAGGGTTGAAGTTGCAGTGTTGGACCAATACTTGGTTGGTCCTGCAAAGAAACTGAAAGGCCTTTTCCCTGATTGGGTTGATGTCGTTGCATACTCCAGCTTTGTATCCAGTTACGTGTTCTAG
- the LOC133822368 gene encoding uncharacterized protein LOC133822368 isoform X2 — protein sequence MRVEIEETIVNGSFNMMFLGYSISLTYRNHVNIIMRVSSADSQDYDSSVLLNSHFDSPLGSPGAGDCGSCVASMLELARLITDSGWVPPRPIIFLFNGAEELFMLGTHGFMRTHKWRETIGAFINVEASGTGGPDLVCQSGPGSWASQVYAESAIYPMAHSAAQDVFPVIPGDTDYRIFSQDYGNIPGLDIIFLLGGYFYHTSYDTVDRLVPGSIQARGENLFSITKAFANSSKLHNAHEREFHEVKSDKSERAVFFDYLSWFMIYYPARVAMILHNIPIAIFFFMPLLLHLRSPGLHSWFATLSDFMKGMLLHASGFILAIIFPIIFSILRLLLTSQAMNWFAHPYLAFMMFIPCALFGHLIPIAVLGRSALLQDVASQRRSKEALSVEARFWGAFGFYATLTTAYLVAGLSGGFSTFVLSGSMLLAWILVCLVVKSSDHKSLRSTMIYVIPQIPFLAYSVYFGGFLIQFLVEKMGMMGAVPPPYGYFIPDVVVAAIIGVVTSWCVGPLLPVCGHWLTRHSIMQFLLHLTVLALALSSQFFPYTTAAPKRVVFQHTFLTADSNRIVDSSYDFAVVDSNSLLFLFKYAPEVAKELQITPEFSFETAKFCHRESWLALFPVSFMFSRSLKFPSKSNEILEQYNRFPFLSSYESHTTLSDGTRRIHLELSMGSVEEVWVTVLNITGPLSSWSFADNVLPAPETVDGGPPSYICRISGASHENWTFWLEASSGDDLRVEVAVLDQYLVGPAKKLKGLFPDWVDVVAYSSFVSSYVF from the exons ATGAG GGTTGAAATCGAGGAGACTATTGTTAATGGCTCCTTTAATATGATGTTCTTAGGCTATAGCATATCTCTGACTTACAGAAACCACGTAAATATCATTATGAG GGTATCATCTGCAGATTCACAAGACTATGATTCATCTGTACTGTTGAATAGTCATTTTGATAGTCCACTTGGTTCCCCGGGAGCGGGTGATTGTGGTTCATGTGTTG CATCAATGCTGGAATTGGCAAGACTTATTACAGACTCTGGTTGGGTACCTCCCCGgcctattatttttctttttaatggtGCTGAGGAACTTTTTATGTTG GGCACACATGGTTTTATGAGGACTCACAAGTGGCGTGAGACCATTGGAGCTTTTATAAATGTGGAAGCTTCTGGGACAGGCGGGCCAG ATTTAGTTTGTCAATCTGGACCTGGTTCATGGGCTTCGCAGGTCTATGCTGAATCAGCAATATACCCTATGGCACATAGTGCTGCCCAG GACGTTTTTCCTGTTATTCCTGGAGATACAGATTATCGAATATTTTCCCAAGACTATGGCAACATACCTGGTCTGGACATTATCTTTCTTCTTGGTGGTTACTTTTACCATACCTCCTATGATACAGTGGACAGACTAGT ACCAGGAAGTATTCAAGCACGCGGAGAAAATTTGTTTAGCATTACAAAGGCTTTTGCCAATTCTTCTAAGCTACATAATGCACACGAAAGAGAATTTCATGAAGTCAAATCAGACAAAAGTGAACGTGCTGTTTTCTTTGATTACTTATCATGGTTCATG ATATACTATCCAGCAAGAGTAGCTATGATACTTCACAACATTCCTATTGCCATCTTCTTCTTTATGCCACTCCTTTTACATTTAAGGTCGCCTGGGCTGCATTCTTGGTTTGCAACTTTATCTGATTTTATGAAAG GAATGCTACTGCATGCATCTGGGTTTATACTTGCAATCATTTTCCCAATAATTTTTTCCATTCTGAGATTGCTTCTTACTAGTCAGGCAATGAACTG GTTTGCTCATCCATATTTGGCTTTTATGATGTTCATCCCTTGTGCACTTTTTGGTCATTTGATTCCTATAGCTGTGTTGGGCCGCTCTGCCCTCTTGCAAGATGTTGCATCTCAACGCAGATCAAAGGAG GCACTATCCGTTGAAGCAAGATTTTGGGGAGCTTTTGGGTTTTATGCTACATTAACTACG GCTTATCTTGTAGCTGGGCTATCTGGAGGCTTCTCAACTTTTGTTTTGTCTGGTTCTATGCTTCTTGCTTGGATTTTAGTTTGCTTGGTAGTCAAAAGTTCTGATCATAAATCTCTCAG GTCAACAATGATTTATGTGATACCTCAAATTCCATTCCTTGCCTACTCTGTTTACTTTGGTGGGTTTCTTATCCAATTCTTGGTTGAGAAGATGGGCATGATGGGTGCTGTTCCACCCCCATATG GTTATTTCATTCCGGATGTTGTAGTTGCAGCAATTATTGGAGTTGTGACGAGTTGGTGTGTGGGCCCTCTACTACCTGTCTGTGGTCACTGGTTAACCAGACACTCTATTATGCAATTCTTGCTTCATCTTACTGTGCTAGCGTTAGCTCTGTCATCTCAATTCTTTCCATACACCACAGCTGCACCTAAAAGGGTTGTTTTTCAGCATACGTTTCTTACTGCAG ATTCAAATCGCATTGTGGACTCCAGTTATGATTTTGCTGTGGTGGATTCCAATTCTTTACTTTTTCTATTCAAATATGCACCTGAAGTTGCAAAGGAGTTGCAAATAACTCCAGAGTTCTCATTTGAAACTGCAAAGTTTTGTCACAGGGAGTCTTGGTTG GCACTTTTTCCTGTTTCTTTCATGTTCTCGAGAAGTTTGAAGTTTCCATCAAAGAGTAATGAAATTTTAGAGCAATACAATCGATTTCCTTTTCTGTCTAGTTATGAATCTCATACGACACTTAGCGATGGAACTCGGAGAATCCACTTAGAACTTTCCATGGG GTCCGTAGAGGAGGTTTGGGTGACAGTCCTCAACATCACTGGCCCATTATCAAGTTGGTCATTTGCTGACAATGTGCTTCCAG CTCCTGAAACAGTTGATGGAGGTCCACCATCATACATTTGTCGTATTAGCGGAGCCAGTCACGAAAATTGGACATTCTGGTTAGAG GCTAGCAGTGGTGATGATTTGAGGGTTGAAGTTGCAGTGTTGGACCAATACTTGGTTGGTCCTGCAAAGAAACTGAAAGGCCTTTTCCCTGATTGGGTTGATGTCGTTGCATACTCCAGCTTTGTATCCAGTTACGTGTTCTAG